DNA from Brassica napus cultivar Da-Ae chromosome C4, Da-Ae, whole genome shotgun sequence:
TGTGAAGAAATTATTGATGTCTATGCTAGATAGAGTTTCTCTATCCAGACCTAGAAGTTTAGCCCTTGGGATTAATTGAATCTCCTTCACTTAACGAGTTGCCGGTTTGGAGATGGATTATCGAGTcttggattttaaaaaaaaatgttaatttattcaaatccaaaaatcattttgtaaaaagagTGAGAATTTGCTACCAAGAGTTTTCAGAGAATATAAATTGCTTGGATTGAAATACTATAGATGATCTTGTGGTCTTCATCGTGAGTCAAACCAAACTTGGAGAGCACTTTCGTAGGTACATTCCCGGCTTGTTCCTTTTGCTGAGGCAATCCTTCTCTCACTTGGTTGTCAATGACTCAATGGTGTTGACGCGAGGAGtcttgaatttatttatttccatAAGTAATAAATCACTGCTAGGAGGATTAGCTTGCATAGTCAAGTCAATTGAGTTTTTTTACATGGAATGGGAGAGCGAACCCAACCCACAATATTCTAAAATTCCAAAGGAGGAGATATAATGAAATGTGTTACAAAAGGATTCCAAACCAATGTAGGAACACATATTTTGGATTGCTGAACCAAACTGATTTCAACCAAGGAACCTGAAAAGGATAAGGATGAAGTAATTGCCAAGTGTTTGTGTTTACGGTTGAGAACAAGCCTGGAGGATTTTCAAGTGAATTTCTCCAAAAAAACTATATCCTATCATCAATTTCTTCCACACAAATCAAAGTGTTCTAATTGTGTCAAGTGTTAAGTTATATAAGCTATTTGTCTGGAAACATAGCGTATGTTGTTTTGACTCTTTTATCTACAAATTCGGATGGATTGTGTAGTTAACTTTAGCTTCTCTAAACTTTGAGAAAAGGATTATACTAGTatgcaaaaataaatgaaattctaatattttaaaaatattatcgattactttttgaaatcaaattttCTTCGTTTGCATTCCGCGTTTATAAATTCCAACTTATAGGTTTGTCAACTaataaattcttttaaaaaactacaaaaatgttttatcaaTGTTGAATGGACCATATAACTGATCAGAATAAAGCTAAGTATATCTCTGTCTCAAATAGACTTTTATACAATATAAGTCATAGAATAAAAAATCAGCAAGGTTATGATTAGATTAAGATTAATAATCAGCTTGTGTGTCGTTATCCTCACCAAACCTATTTAGCACCTTTTTCAGTCTTCTAACTAGCTATGCATCCTCAGgtaattaaaccaaaaaaagaatTGTTGCAAATATTTTCTGTACCCGGTTGCTAGAGTTATATATACACATGAACATGAAAAAAGTGCATATTGTGAGTTACTTTTTCAGAATAAGTCACTTtatgtaaaaattattaataaattttccaTTAAACTTTCTAAGCAGAAACTAAAACTACATCGAAATTGAAATTACCTCTTATACGAGATATAAGGTTTAGTCAGAAAGGCTTTGATGGTTCGAGATTCATCTCAGGGaaaagtgtgtgtgtgtgtggggggggggggggggggggggggggggggtggggttTCCACCTGACTATAAGGAGAGAGTCGTCCCGATCATCCTATTGGCTTTAAGAAAGAGGATGGGTTTTATAGTCAACGCAACTTCGTCATTTTCATGACAATAGCTGGTCAATATATGTTACAACAAGAATTATTCCATGGCACTGAAGAGTGAaggctgtttttttttttttttttttcataaacaaaaaatCTAGAAATTGTATAGGTCACGGTTCAAAACTGTTTCATGCTGCTGTGAAATTAGCTATAGAGTAAAAGGgatatatataatgatataaTCTAATAACAAACACTAGTTACATCACCTATTATTACCAACCCCTATGAAAACTTTGTCCATCGGTAAAATAAAGCAACTGAGTATCAGTCAAGTCATTGACTGTGATTACATTTGCAAGTACATCAAACTAGATTGTAGACAATAGtttaaaggaaaaagaaaaactttaatACAGTACGACCTTTTCTTACGGTCTTAACGGGGCCTAACCATGCATGCAATGCATCACTAGACACCATCTCTTtatttcatacatatatatataattatataatatataaaaacacacaaaatcacATAGTTATTTATCGTAATGATTAGTTTATTTTGTTATCAAGGAAAATTCCACAAGTAATCGTCTCCTCCGGTGTAACCATCAGCGTCGGAAGCAGCATCAAAGATAGATTGACGAGGAGGGCTGAGAAGCATTCCTTCAGCCATATTCATGAGCACATTAGGCATGTCGAATATCAAATCCTCGTCCATGTATCCATTTGTATTCACGTTACTCCGTTCCACACTGCTCGAAGCGTTGGTGTTATTGGTCCTTACAATCGCATCCCTAGCAGCACCAAAAGCAGCGGCCGCGGAAGCGGCTGCGGCTTGGATGTCTCCTGGAGACATGGAAGCTGGGACAGGGAGAGATGAAGCTGAGTTTGGAAAGTTGAGCTCCGTTTGAGTTCCTTTGAGAGCTAGAGCTGCCACATCATAGGCTATTGCCGCCATCTCCGGGGTGGAGAATGTTCCTAACCAGATACGGTTAGGCTTTCTCGGCTCACGGATCTCAGACACCCATTTGTCTGAGTTCCTACGTTGCCTCACTCCCTTGTACAAAGGGTGGCGGCCACCATTTTCTTTGGAGGTTCCTGGCATATTGACAATGAGAACTAGGGTTTTGAAGATTGAAGAGTGGTGTGTTTGATGAATGATAGGAAGGGGTTGATGCCATTTTATGGAGGTGGGGGGCAGTTAAGTTAGTTGAAGAGTGAAGTAGTGAGGAGTGAAGAAAAGAGAGTGAAGAAAGTGCAAACCAGTTAGGGATGAAGAGACTAGGGTTTGGGAGGGATTGATAACAGCTCGGAGGTGATGAAGTCAAAGCTGTAAAGACATATTTTAATTGCTTCACTGGTTGTAAAATCGCGTTATTTGGGTGGCGGCCAAATAAGTCGCCGATGTATATATGTTTCTATCTAAAGTGGTCGCTTTCTTCATCTCAGTTTcatgaatatatatgttttgtcaTGATCTTGACATCACTTAATTAGATATTGGGCTACTTGTACTTTTGCTTAAAATAAACTGAGGTAAATTAATAACGCTTCAATGTGTTAGCttggttataaaaaaatttgcatAATAGTTTTATGTAATTTACATGGGTTAATTCTACTGAACAAAATCATGTAGTTAACACTTCAACTTGTTTTATCGAACTTTTGGGGGGTGAAACAAAGAGTAAATCATGTTTCCAAGCACATTGTTGTGTAAGAgtaatttttgtttagtttgtgtGATT
Protein-coding regions in this window:
- the LOC125585632 gene encoding ethylene-responsive transcription factor ERF024-like, which translates into the protein MPGTSKENGGRHPLYKGVRQRRNSDKWVSEIREPRKPNRIWLGTFSTPEMAAIAYDVAALALKGTQTELNFPNSASSLPVPASMSPGDIQAAAASAAAAFGAARDAIVRTNNTNASSSVERSNVNTNGYMDEDLIFDMPNVLMNMAEGMLLSPPRQSIFDAASDADGYTGGDDYLWNFP